A single genomic interval of Arthrobacter methylotrophus harbors:
- a CDS encoding amino acid ABC transporter permease, whose amino-acid sequence MARPAADYSRYKVVPARRPWRWVGTVLVALGVVAVAWSLATNPRWEWGVVAQWFTAQSVVNGLVETLKLTVISGALGFVLGFILALMRLSASPLLVSVSWTFSWIFRSTPLLVQMLLWYNLGYLYEKISLGIPFTDIRFFEVQTTTLISQFAAAVLGLTLNQAAYSAEIIRGGILSVDQGQLEAAAALGIPAWRRSTRIVLPQAMRAILPTAFNEIIGLVKGTSIVYVLAYSELFYTVQVIYNRTQQVLPLLLVATLWYVAITSVLSVFQYYIERHYSKGAVRNLPLTPLQKARKFFATHAPVNLDRTKEPR is encoded by the coding sequence ATCGCCCGGCCCGCAGCCGACTACTCCCGCTACAAAGTGGTCCCGGCCCGGCGTCCTTGGCGCTGGGTAGGCACGGTGCTGGTGGCGCTCGGCGTCGTCGCCGTCGCCTGGTCACTCGCGACGAATCCGCGCTGGGAGTGGGGCGTCGTGGCGCAATGGTTCACCGCACAATCCGTGGTGAACGGCCTCGTGGAGACCCTCAAGCTCACGGTCATCTCCGGGGCGCTCGGCTTTGTCCTCGGTTTCATCTTGGCGCTCATGAGGCTTTCCGCGTCCCCGCTGCTGGTCTCGGTGTCATGGACGTTCTCCTGGATCTTCCGCTCCACGCCATTGCTGGTCCAGATGCTGCTTTGGTACAACCTGGGGTACCTCTACGAGAAGATCAGCCTAGGTATCCCCTTCACGGATATCCGCTTCTTCGAGGTCCAGACCACCACCCTCATCAGCCAATTCGCGGCTGCAGTCCTGGGCCTGACCCTCAACCAAGCGGCGTACTCTGCCGAGATCATCCGTGGCGGCATCCTCTCGGTGGATCAAGGCCAGCTTGAAGCAGCCGCGGCCCTGGGCATTCCGGCCTGGCGGCGGTCCACCAGGATCGTCCTGCCGCAGGCCATGCGGGCCATTCTGCCTACCGCTTTCAACGAGATCATCGGCTTGGTCAAGGGAACGTCGATCGTCTACGTCCTGGCCTACTCCGAGCTCTTCTACACCGTGCAGGTCATCTACAACCGCACCCAGCAGGTCCTTCCGCTGCTCCTTGTGGCGACGCTCTGGTACGTGGCCATTACCTCGGTACTGAGTGTCTTCCAGTACTACATTGAGCGCCACTACTCGAAGGGCGCCGTCCGCAACCTGCCCCTGACTCCGCTGCAGAAGGCAAGGAAGTTCTTTGCCACCCACGCGCCAGTGAACCTTGACCGAACGAAGGAACCCCGATGA
- a CDS encoding amino acid ABC transporter ATP-binding protein — MTTTSRGHVDITNVRKSFGGTDVLKGVSLTVPPGGVAVIVGPSGSGKSTLLRTINHLEKVDGGYITIDGQLVGYQVRGNKLHELREKDILQQRTDIGMVFQNFNLFPHLTALENVTEAPVVALHRNKTEARKRALKLLDRVGLKDRADAYPRQLSGGQQQRVAIARALALDPKILLFDEPTSALDPELVNEVLDVIRELATSGTTLIIVTHEMGFARDVADTVVFMDDGQIVEQGSPQEIFANPREARTRSFFSKVIEPAFNI; from the coding sequence ATGACCACCACAAGCCGCGGCCACGTGGACATCACCAACGTGCGCAAGTCCTTTGGGGGAACGGACGTCCTCAAGGGTGTGAGCCTCACGGTTCCGCCAGGAGGAGTCGCAGTGATCGTGGGGCCCTCCGGCTCCGGGAAATCCACGCTCCTGCGGACCATCAACCATTTGGAAAAGGTGGACGGCGGGTACATCACCATCGACGGCCAGTTGGTGGGCTACCAGGTCCGCGGGAACAAGCTGCACGAACTGCGCGAGAAGGACATCCTCCAGCAGCGCACGGACATCGGCATGGTGTTCCAGAACTTCAACCTGTTCCCCCACCTCACCGCACTGGAAAACGTGACTGAAGCGCCCGTCGTCGCGCTCCACCGGAATAAGACCGAGGCCCGCAAGCGTGCGCTGAAACTTTTGGACCGCGTGGGCCTCAAGGACCGGGCCGACGCCTACCCAAGGCAATTGTCCGGCGGCCAGCAACAGCGTGTTGCCATTGCCCGGGCACTGGCCCTCGACCCCAAGATCCTGCTCTTCGACGAGCCCACCTCGGCACTGGACCCGGAGCTCGTCAACGAAGTCCTGGACGTCATCCGCGAACTCGCCACCTCCGGCACCACCTTGATCATCGTCACGCACGAAATGGGCTTTGCCCGCGATGTGGCGGACACCGTGGTCTTCATGGACGACGGCCAGATCGTGGAGCAGGGCAGTCCCCAGGAGATCTTCGCTAATCCCCGGGAGGCCCGGACGCGCAGCTTCTTCTCCAAAGTCATCGAACCAGCTTTCAACATCTGA
- a CDS encoding LLM class flavin-dependent oxidoreductase — protein MSGTPGADRQGFLALELDGDGSHPAAWRKARHAPDELLNGSRIRSTVLAAESAGFHVATFADGPVGAGSDVVGRVNALQRAAFAGPVTGSIVLVPEVDTVYTEPFHISTQLASLDYVSGGRAGWLVAASGSAEEAAAVGRSFVEGNALAQEAAASVEVSRRLWDSWEDDAVIGDVATGRYLDVDKLHYVDFETPADFVGAGYSVKGPSIIPRPLQGQLPVVAQASLLPSSVDAVLVSTPTTSLLIEELAEVRARRTVVGGGPAVVAELDVVLDSRGQSASTRLAELEAHTPWASSRARFVGTAAELVDFLADVLAVADGVRLHPAVLDVELEELAQLVLPELRRRGALKPVAQGGTFRELLGLGRPTSRYASPAAAVVGTGN, from the coding sequence GTGAGCGGCACCCCTGGCGCGGACCGGCAAGGATTCCTGGCCCTTGAACTCGACGGCGACGGCTCCCATCCCGCGGCATGGCGCAAGGCGCGGCATGCGCCGGATGAGCTGCTGAATGGTTCGCGAATCCGGAGCACGGTGCTGGCCGCGGAATCGGCCGGCTTCCACGTTGCGACGTTCGCCGACGGGCCTGTGGGCGCGGGGTCCGATGTTGTGGGCCGCGTGAATGCCCTGCAGCGGGCCGCCTTCGCCGGGCCGGTGACGGGTTCCATCGTGCTGGTGCCGGAGGTGGATACCGTCTACACCGAACCGTTCCACATCTCAACGCAACTGGCGAGCCTGGACTATGTCTCGGGAGGGCGGGCCGGTTGGCTCGTCGCGGCGAGCGGTTCCGCAGAGGAGGCCGCCGCCGTCGGGCGCTCTTTTGTGGAGGGCAACGCCTTGGCGCAAGAAGCTGCGGCGTCGGTGGAAGTGAGCCGGCGGCTTTGGGATTCTTGGGAGGACGACGCCGTGATCGGCGATGTCGCCACCGGACGGTACCTTGACGTCGACAAACTGCACTACGTCGACTTCGAGACGCCAGCGGATTTCGTCGGAGCCGGATATTCCGTGAAGGGGCCATCCATCATTCCGCGTCCACTGCAGGGGCAGCTTCCCGTGGTAGCACAGGCTTCCTTGCTTCCTTCGTCCGTCGACGCGGTGCTGGTGTCCACGCCGACGACCTCGCTGCTCATCGAGGAGCTTGCGGAGGTGCGCGCCCGCCGGACCGTTGTTGGGGGCGGCCCGGCGGTCGTGGCAGAGCTCGACGTCGTCCTCGACTCGCGCGGGCAAAGCGCCTCCACGCGGCTGGCCGAACTGGAGGCGCATACCCCCTGGGCGAGTTCCCGCGCGCGTTTCGTGGGCACTGCCGCGGAGCTGGTGGACTTCCTCGCTGACGTGCTTGCCGTGGCCGACGGGGTGCGGTTGCATCCGGCCGTGCTGGATGTGGAACTCGAGGAGTTGGCGCAACTGGTTCTGCCCGAACTGCGGCGCCGTGGAGCCCTGAAGCCGGTTGCCCAAGGTGGCACGTTCAGGGAGTTGCTGGGTCTGGGGAGGCCGACGAGCCGGTACGCGTCGCCGGCCGCCGCCGTCGTTGGCACGGGAAACTGA
- a CDS encoding NtaA/DmoA family FMN-dependent monooxygenase (This protein belongs to a clade of FMN-dependent monooxygenases, within a broader family of flavin-dependent oxidoreductases, the luciferase-like monooxygenase (LMM) family, some of whose members use coenzyme F420 rather than FMN.), with protein sequence MTQHNRAKFRPSGKIQFGIFFQGVNSGTIWKAPESGSQTDFESFRRIAQTAERGLFAAFFLGEGLRLREHLGRPHALDVAGRPDAQTMLAALASVTSNIGLVATQNTTYNDPADLAHRLASLDVLSGGRAAWNVVTTDNAWTGANFRRGGYLDHADRYLHAEAFVETAKGIWDSWEDGAVSSSVSADSWAVPSHARSVHHSGQHYSVDVTPRLPRSAQYRPVLFQAGDSPEGRDFAARQADVIFSAHPKFDDAVEFRADIVSRSLAAGRAANDVQIMPASEFILAASDEEAREKKEWVRSLQIGPQQAVAYLEQFWGRELSAYDPDGPLPEIDPVVEETCETRGSGFHGAKARQLAEQWRAEAKEKGLSIRQFVSSRTARVDSTFTGSYAAVADTLAEYARVGAVDGFNISPWLIPTGLDDIVNHLVPELQERGVYPTEYVGSTLRENLGLATPVRAERNFRLTRSH encoded by the coding sequence ATGACACAGCACAACCGTGCTAAATTCCGGCCGAGCGGGAAGATCCAGTTCGGGATCTTTTTCCAAGGCGTCAACTCCGGCACCATCTGGAAGGCACCCGAATCCGGATCGCAGACCGACTTCGAGTCGTTCAGGAGGATCGCCCAGACCGCCGAACGCGGGTTGTTCGCGGCATTCTTCCTAGGGGAGGGCCTGCGCTTGCGGGAGCACCTTGGCCGCCCGCATGCCCTGGATGTCGCGGGCAGGCCGGACGCGCAGACCATGCTGGCGGCGCTCGCGTCGGTGACGTCCAACATCGGGCTCGTCGCAACGCAAAACACCACCTACAACGATCCCGCCGACCTCGCGCACCGGCTCGCCTCACTCGACGTGCTCTCCGGCGGGCGAGCGGCCTGGAACGTCGTGACCACGGACAACGCCTGGACCGGGGCCAACTTCCGGCGGGGCGGCTACCTGGACCACGCCGATCGCTATCTCCATGCCGAGGCGTTTGTGGAGACGGCTAAGGGGATCTGGGATTCGTGGGAGGACGGAGCGGTTTCCTCGTCCGTTTCAGCGGATTCCTGGGCGGTGCCATCGCACGCGCGGAGCGTGCACCACTCCGGACAGCACTATTCCGTGGACGTGACGCCGCGGTTGCCGCGCAGCGCCCAATACAGGCCCGTGCTGTTCCAAGCCGGCGATTCCCCGGAAGGCCGCGACTTCGCTGCCCGCCAGGCGGACGTCATTTTCTCGGCGCACCCGAAGTTCGACGACGCCGTGGAGTTCCGCGCCGATATCGTCTCGCGCTCCCTGGCAGCCGGGCGCGCCGCAAACGACGTACAGATCATGCCCGCGAGCGAGTTCATCCTCGCGGCAAGCGACGAGGAAGCCCGCGAGAAGAAGGAATGGGTCCGTAGCTTGCAAATCGGGCCGCAGCAGGCGGTGGCATACCTGGAGCAGTTCTGGGGCCGGGAGTTATCCGCCTATGATCCCGACGGCCCGCTCCCGGAGATCGATCCGGTGGTGGAGGAGACCTGCGAGACGAGGGGGAGCGGCTTCCACGGCGCCAAGGCCCGGCAACTCGCCGAGCAGTGGCGTGCCGAGGCTAAGGAGAAGGGCCTGTCCATCAGGCAATTCGTGAGCTCGCGCACCGCAAGGGTGGACTCGACGTTCACCGGATCGTACGCAGCCGTGGCCGACACCTTGGCCGAATACGCCCGCGTGGGCGCCGTGGACGGCTTCAACATCTCGCCCTGGCTCATCCCCACGGGCCTGGATGACATCGTGAACCATCTGGTGCCCGAGCTGCAGGAACGCGGCGTGTATCCCACGGAATATGTGGGCTCGACCCTCCGGGAAAACCTGGGGCTCGCAACGCCGGTGCGTGCAGAGCGGAACTTCAGGCTCACTCGCTCGCACTGA
- a CDS encoding MFS transporter yields MTHTLSSPSFRTDAPHQANRRRHRRGFWIVTFVFMITMAFAAAPAPLYVLYQQRGGFSAFMITIIFAAYAAGVVASLFLAGHISDRFGRRRVIAPAVLLNVVAALIFLVWPELPGLLLARFISGLGIGMLTATATAHMTELHREARPGTGSRRAEVISTAANIGGLGLGPLITGFLAEYVPMPLYTPYVVFAFLLLAGLLLIVTVPETVNNVDETWVYRPQRVVVPRAARGQYVAAAMMAFVGFAMFGFFTSLAPSFVARQLGMTSHVLAGAVAFVVFASSAAFQVLSSRWRRTTQFVIGLILLATGLSLVTVSIAASSLPLLIAGGLVAGAGVGVTFKSAIGTVIAISAPETRGEALAGLFLVGYLGMAVPVVLLGLMLQTTPLVPAVVMFGAVMLALIVITAVTLARAYGRDRPVPAGSPVSSK; encoded by the coding sequence ATGACCCACACTCTGAGTTCCCCATCCTTCCGGACCGACGCACCGCACCAGGCGAACCGACGCCGGCACCGGCGCGGGTTCTGGATTGTCACGTTCGTCTTCATGATCACGATGGCGTTCGCGGCCGCGCCGGCCCCGCTCTATGTGCTTTACCAGCAACGGGGCGGGTTCAGCGCATTCATGATCACGATCATTTTCGCCGCCTACGCTGCTGGCGTAGTGGCCAGCCTTTTCCTGGCCGGGCATATCTCCGACAGGTTCGGCCGCCGCAGGGTGATCGCGCCGGCCGTGCTGCTCAACGTCGTCGCGGCGCTGATCTTCCTGGTTTGGCCCGAGCTTCCGGGCCTGCTGCTCGCCCGCTTCATCTCCGGCCTCGGCATCGGCATGCTCACCGCCACCGCTACCGCCCATATGACCGAACTCCACCGTGAGGCCCGCCCAGGCACCGGGTCCCGGCGCGCAGAGGTCATTTCCACCGCGGCCAACATCGGCGGACTGGGCCTGGGCCCGCTCATCACGGGCTTCCTCGCCGAGTATGTGCCGATGCCGCTGTACACCCCATATGTGGTCTTCGCGTTCCTGCTGCTCGCAGGGCTGCTGCTGATCGTGACCGTCCCGGAAACCGTCAACAACGTCGACGAAACCTGGGTCTACCGACCGCAGCGGGTCGTGGTCCCCCGCGCCGCGCGGGGACAGTACGTGGCCGCGGCCATGATGGCGTTCGTCGGGTTCGCCATGTTCGGCTTCTTCACTTCCCTGGCGCCCTCCTTTGTCGCCCGGCAGCTCGGCATGACCTCCCATGTGCTCGCCGGCGCCGTCGCCTTCGTCGTCTTCGCCTCCTCGGCAGCATTCCAGGTTCTCTCCTCCCGCTGGAGGCGCACCACGCAGTTCGTCATCGGCCTGATTCTGCTGGCCACAGGCCTTAGCCTGGTGACCGTGTCGATCGCCGCGTCGTCGTTGCCGTTGCTAATCGCCGGCGGGCTCGTCGCAGGCGCCGGGGTCGGCGTGACCTTCAAGTCCGCGATTGGTACCGTCATCGCCATCTCGGCCCCGGAGACCCGCGGCGAGGCACTGGCCGGGCTGTTCCTCGTCGGGTACCTCGGCATGGCAGTGCCGGTTGTGCTGCTGGGCCTGATGCTTCAGACCACTCCTCTGGTTCCGGCCGTTGTGATGTTCGGTGCGGTCATGCTGGCGCTGATCGTGATCACCGCAGTGACTCTGGCCCGCGCTTACGGCCGAGACCGCCCGGTGCCCGCCGGTTCACCCGTATCCTCGAAGTAA
- a CDS encoding LysR family transcriptional regulator: MQLFQIEYFIAVAESVSFTQGARRVNIVQSAVSAAIRQLEHELGSDLFIRQGRSIRLTPAGEAMLPRARTILADVQAARDAVDAVRGTVRGTVALGTLAHAGSVDVLQVLRTVRRDYPGIVIKLRQTVQGTRTSLADVRSGALDLALVSVPEEAAPGLELHPLHAEGIVFACSDSHPLAGRKRVSLSEIADEPFVDFPEGWGNRTTVDAAFAAAGLHRTVHTEVVSFTMATELVREGLGVAFLPESALQHGQEAGIRAIHTPLVWRIQLARSANRQATAAEQVLIEEFRGGGDIIPA, from the coding sequence ATGCAGCTTTTCCAGATTGAATATTTCATCGCAGTGGCTGAGTCGGTGAGCTTCACCCAGGGCGCGCGGCGGGTCAACATCGTCCAGTCCGCCGTCTCGGCGGCCATCCGCCAGCTCGAACACGAGCTGGGTTCCGACTTGTTCATCCGCCAGGGCCGGTCGATTCGCCTCACGCCTGCGGGGGAGGCGATGCTCCCGCGCGCCCGCACGATCCTTGCCGATGTACAGGCCGCGCGGGACGCTGTCGACGCCGTTCGCGGAACGGTCCGCGGGACAGTGGCCCTGGGCACGCTGGCTCATGCCGGTTCCGTCGACGTGCTGCAGGTCCTGCGGACCGTCCGGCGGGACTATCCCGGCATCGTCATCAAGCTGCGCCAGACCGTCCAGGGAACTCGCACCAGCCTGGCGGACGTCCGCTCCGGAGCCCTGGACCTGGCCTTGGTGTCCGTGCCCGAAGAGGCTGCGCCCGGCCTCGAGTTGCACCCGCTGCACGCTGAGGGAATCGTCTTTGCCTGTTCCGACTCCCACCCCTTGGCCGGCCGGAAACGCGTGAGCCTTTCCGAGATCGCGGACGAGCCTTTCGTCGATTTCCCCGAAGGCTGGGGAAACCGCACCACAGTGGACGCCGCCTTCGCCGCGGCCGGGCTGCACCGCACGGTCCATACCGAAGTGGTGTCCTTCACCATGGCCACCGAACTGGTCCGGGAGGGCCTTGGCGTCGCCTTCCTGCCCGAGTCTGCGTTGCAGCATGGCCAGGAGGCGGGCATCCGGGCGATCCATACGCCTCTCGTGTGGCGCATCCAACTGGCGCGTTCCGCCAACAGGCAGGCCACGGCCGCAGAGCAGGTCCTCATCGAAGAATTCCGGGGAGGCGGCGACATCATTCCCGCTTAG
- a CDS encoding NADPH-dependent F420 reductase has protein sequence MTDITIIGSGNMGRGIGTRAVAAGRSVQVLDKSAEEAQKLAGELGSGATGAASTEAPAGRIVVLALPFDAAKEVVSGYGDALDGRIIIDISNPVNYETFDSLVVGPGTSAAEEIAKLAPSGATVVKAFNTTFAGTLVAGEVAGEPLDVFIASDSEDARNEVADFVTAAGLRPLQVGGLHHARELEGFQLLLMALQANPAYESFNWGTALKILG, from the coding sequence ATGACTGACATCACCATCATCGGTTCGGGCAACATGGGCCGCGGCATCGGTACCCGCGCCGTCGCAGCAGGCCGTTCCGTCCAGGTACTCGACAAGAGCGCCGAGGAGGCGCAGAAGCTGGCCGGAGAGCTGGGATCCGGGGCCACCGGTGCGGCCTCCACCGAGGCCCCTGCCGGCCGCATCGTTGTGCTCGCGCTACCGTTCGATGCCGCCAAAGAAGTTGTCAGCGGCTACGGCGATGCCCTCGACGGCCGTATCATCATCGACATCAGCAACCCGGTCAACTACGAGACCTTCGACTCCCTTGTGGTGGGCCCTGGCACTTCAGCCGCGGAGGAAATCGCCAAACTTGCCCCCTCGGGAGCCACGGTGGTGAAGGCATTCAACACCACCTTCGCGGGCACCCTGGTGGCCGGCGAGGTGGCCGGAGAGCCGTTGGACGTGTTCATCGCCTCCGATTCCGAAGATGCCCGCAATGAGGTCGCCGACTTCGTCACTGCAGCTGGACTCCGCCCGCTCCAGGTCGGCGGCCTGCACCATGCCCGTGAATTGGAAGGTTTCCAGCTGCTCCTGATGGCATTGCAAGCCAACCCGGCCTACGAGAGCTTCAATTGGGGCACGGCACTGAAGATCCTGGGCTAA
- a CDS encoding NAD-binding protein, with protein sequence MKGPDHEQPGNGQAAKLVNNLILGVNMNALAEGLKFGAQYNLPESGGEQRTP encoded by the coding sequence ATGAAAGGACCTGATCATGAGCAGCCCGGCAACGGCCAGGCCGCGAAGCTGGTCAACAACCTCATTCTCGGTGTCAACATGAATGCCCTCGCCGAGGGACTAAAGTTCGGTGCCCAATACAATCTCCCTGAGTCCGGCGGGGAGCAACGGACGCCCTAA
- a CDS encoding D-2-hydroxyacid dehydrogenase family protein, which produces MVQHLAILDDYQAVAYDYAPWAELADDGVDVTVFTEPFAGEQETVDALRDFDIIMAMRERTAFDAGRLRQLPKLKLLVTTGMANAAIDLIAAQEQGITVCGTGGSAAAAPELTWALLLAFARKVPFEDQRLRAGHWQSTVGFELSGKTLGVLGLGNIGSKIAGYAKAFGMEVIAWSPHLTEETAAAAGARKVSKEALFREADVVSVHVRLSERSRGLVGEDELRLLGPKGVLVNTARGPVVGEAALLRGLNEGWLGGAALDVYDVEPLPADHPLLTAPRTVLTPHLGYVTAQSYARFYGEAFEDVRAWVRGNPVRVLTV; this is translated from the coding sequence ATGGTCCAGCACCTTGCCATCCTTGATGACTACCAAGCGGTCGCCTACGACTATGCGCCGTGGGCCGAGCTCGCCGACGACGGCGTGGACGTCACCGTATTCACCGAGCCGTTTGCCGGCGAGCAGGAAACCGTGGACGCCCTCCGCGACTTCGACATCATCATGGCCATGCGGGAGCGCACCGCTTTCGACGCCGGGCGCCTCCGGCAACTGCCGAAGCTGAAGCTCCTCGTCACCACCGGAATGGCCAACGCAGCCATCGACCTGATCGCGGCCCAGGAGCAGGGCATTACCGTTTGCGGGACCGGCGGTTCGGCCGCGGCCGCACCGGAACTGACGTGGGCCCTGCTTCTGGCTTTCGCCCGCAAGGTGCCGTTCGAGGACCAGCGCTTGCGGGCCGGACATTGGCAGAGCACGGTGGGTTTCGAACTGTCAGGCAAGACCCTTGGAGTACTGGGACTGGGCAACATCGGGAGCAAAATCGCCGGTTACGCCAAGGCCTTCGGCATGGAGGTCATTGCTTGGAGTCCCCATCTCACTGAAGAGACTGCCGCCGCGGCCGGCGCCAGGAAGGTGAGTAAAGAGGCACTCTTCCGGGAGGCCGACGTCGTTAGTGTCCACGTGCGGTTATCGGAACGGTCCCGGGGGCTCGTCGGGGAGGACGAACTGCGGCTCCTCGGCCCCAAAGGCGTCCTGGTAAACACAGCCCGCGGGCCGGTCGTGGGCGAGGCGGCGCTCCTCCGCGGTCTCAACGAGGGGTGGCTCGGCGGCGCAGCCCTGGACGTGTACGACGTCGAGCCCCTCCCGGCGGACCACCCTCTGCTCACGGCGCCGCGAACCGTGCTGACACCGCACTTGGGTTACGTCACTGCGCAAAGCTATGCCCGCTTCTATGGCGAGGCCTTCGAGGACGTCCGCGCGTGGGTGCGGGGAAATCCGGTGCGCGTGCTCACCGTTTAG
- a CDS encoding ABC transporter substrate-binding protein — protein MAISRLKTRVALALAATTALGLAACSDPGASAASAPSSSTGASTARTFNLSPEQDRFAVKVSPEAAALVPESVKADGKLTVAVSPFAAPLAVYATDNKTPVGNEVDIAVALAESLGLKADIVPTAWADWPLGVESGKYEAVISNVTVTEERKLKFDFASYREDKLGFYAKSDSSITKVDSAPDVAGKRIIVGSGTNQEAILLRWDAENKKNGLKPVEFQYYDDDSASTLALQSGRADLTFGPNATASYKSQTDGKTKNVGLVDGGWPLKASIAVTTKKGNGFAAAAQAGLNSLIKDGTYGKILDRWGLSAEAVQSSELNPAGLPKS, from the coding sequence ATGGCTATTTCGCGCCTCAAAACCCGCGTCGCACTGGCACTCGCCGCGACCACGGCCCTCGGCCTCGCCGCATGCTCGGACCCGGGCGCCTCAGCCGCGTCAGCGCCGTCGTCGTCCACTGGCGCCTCCACTGCCAGGACTTTCAATCTGTCCCCCGAACAGGACCGCTTCGCGGTAAAGGTCTCACCGGAAGCCGCAGCCCTCGTGCCTGAGTCGGTCAAGGCGGACGGCAAGCTGACCGTCGCGGTGAGCCCCTTCGCGGCCCCGCTGGCTGTGTACGCCACGGACAACAAGACGCCGGTGGGCAACGAGGTAGACATCGCCGTCGCGCTGGCCGAATCGCTGGGACTCAAAGCGGACATTGTCCCGACGGCTTGGGCTGACTGGCCGCTGGGCGTGGAATCGGGCAAGTACGAGGCCGTCATCTCGAACGTTACCGTCACGGAAGAGCGGAAGCTCAAATTCGATTTCGCCAGCTACCGCGAGGACAAACTCGGCTTCTACGCCAAGAGCGACAGCTCCATCACCAAGGTGGACTCAGCTCCCGATGTGGCGGGCAAGCGGATCATTGTTGGCTCGGGGACCAACCAGGAGGCAATCCTGTTGCGCTGGGACGCTGAGAACAAGAAGAACGGTTTGAAGCCGGTTGAGTTCCAGTATTACGACGACGACTCGGCCTCCACGCTCGCGCTGCAGTCTGGCCGTGCGGACCTGACGTTCGGGCCGAATGCGACCGCGTCCTACAAGTCCCAGACTGATGGCAAGACCAAGAACGTGGGCCTGGTGGACGGCGGTTGGCCGCTCAAGGCGAGCATCGCGGTGACCACCAAGAAGGGAAACGGCTTCGCGGCGGCTGCCCAGGCAGGCCTGAACTCGCTCATCAAGGACGGCACGTATGGAAAGATCCTGGACCGTTGGGGCCTCTCGGCAGAAGCCGTCCAGAGCTCGGAACTGAACCCGGCAGGGCTGCCGAAGAGCTAG
- a CDS encoding LLM class flavin-dependent oxidoreductase, with amino-acid sequence MTVPLSILDLAIIGKGQTAAESFAGSVAMAQLAERLGYRRIWYAEHHNMGSIASSATSVLIAHIAASTSTIRLGAGGVMLPNHSPLTIAEQFGTLETLHPGRIDLGLGRAPGSDQNTMRALRRDPMAADTFPQDVVELQGYLTGPTRIQGVEATPGKGTNVPLYILGSSLFGARLAAQLGLPYAFASHFAPNALQDAVAIYRREFKPSEQLQHPYVIAGVNVVAADSAAEAQRLFLEVKRDRISRFLGGGREFTDAEADLILDSAQGQHIAQMVKYSAVGTPGVVRDYLDEFSRHADADELIVAHQSTGTAQRLRSVELVAEVAGLVRA; translated from the coding sequence GTGACTGTTCCCCTCTCCATCCTCGACCTGGCAATCATCGGCAAAGGTCAGACGGCGGCGGAGAGCTTCGCCGGGAGCGTCGCCATGGCACAACTGGCCGAGCGGCTCGGCTACCGACGGATCTGGTACGCCGAGCACCACAACATGGGCTCGATCGCTTCCTCCGCAACGAGCGTGCTGATTGCCCACATCGCAGCCAGCACCAGCACCATCCGGCTCGGTGCCGGCGGCGTCATGCTGCCCAACCACTCCCCGCTCACCATCGCCGAGCAGTTCGGCACCCTTGAGACGCTGCACCCCGGGCGGATCGACCTTGGCCTCGGTCGTGCGCCCGGCAGCGACCAGAACACCATGCGCGCGCTCCGCCGCGACCCCATGGCCGCGGACACCTTCCCGCAGGACGTGGTGGAGCTGCAGGGCTACCTCACGGGGCCCACTCGCATTCAAGGGGTCGAAGCGACGCCCGGCAAGGGCACCAACGTGCCGCTGTACATCCTCGGTTCCTCCTTGTTCGGGGCACGCCTTGCAGCGCAACTCGGACTGCCATACGCTTTCGCCTCGCACTTCGCTCCCAACGCGCTTCAAGACGCTGTCGCCATTTACCGCCGCGAGTTCAAGCCCTCCGAGCAGCTGCAGCATCCTTACGTAATCGCGGGAGTGAACGTGGTTGCGGCCGATTCCGCGGCCGAGGCCCAACGCCTGTTCCTTGAGGTCAAGCGGGACCGTATCTCCCGCTTCCTAGGCGGTGGCCGCGAATTCACCGACGCCGAAGCGGACCTCATCCTCGACTCGGCCCAGGGCCAGCACATCGCGCAGATGGTGAAGTACTCGGCGGTGGGGACGCCGGGGGTCGTGCGTGACTATCTTGACGAATTTTCCCGCCACGCCGACGCCGACGAACTGATTGTGGCCCACCAGAGCACGGGCACGGCGCAGCGCCTGCGTTCGGTCGAGCTGGTCGCGGAGGTGGCGGGGTTGGTACGAGCCTAG